The sequence below is a genomic window from Sorangiineae bacterium MSr12523.
GAGTTAACCATGTTTGAATATGGAAAATATAGTCCTCGACCTCATTTTTCAGCCGACCGGGGCGAAACGGCGCTCCGTTCCCCTGCGCGGTTTGCTGCGCTGATCGCCCTCTTCGCCGTCTTCGTCGGTGGCGCCGCATGCGGAAACGACGGGGGTGCCAATACGGATACCGAGACCGGCGCCCCTGCCGTGGTCAGCGATGCCTTGGCGAGCAATGCTGCCATTCGCCCGTTCCGCGTCCATTTTCCAAAGGAAGACTTGGTCGACCTTCGCCGCCGCGTGCTGGCGACGCGTTGGCCGGATCGGGAGACGGTTGCGGACCGCTCGCAGGGGACGCAACTAAACAACCTTCAGGAGCTCGTGCGTTATTGGGGCACGGACTACGACTGGCGCACATTCGAGAGAAAATTGAATAGCCTGCCACAATTCAAGACGCGGATCGAAGGCCTGGACATTCACTTCATCCACGTCCGCTCTCGCTATCCGAACGCACTGCCGGTGCTGCTCACCCACGGCTGGCCGGGCTCGATCATCGAGTTTCTAGGGGCCATCGATTCGCTTACCGATCCCGTCGCCCATGGTGGACGAGCCGAGGATGCGTTCGACGTGATCATACCATCGATTCCCGGCTACGGCTTCTCGAGCAAGCCCACCGAAACGGGTTGGGATCCCGTGCACATCGGGAGGGTTTGGGCGGAGCTGATGACGCGACTCGGGATCACCCGGTACGTCGCCCAGGGCGGCGATTGGGGCGCACCGATCACGGGTGCCATGGCGCTTCAGAAGGCCCCGGGGCTGCTCGGGATACATTTGAACTTTCCTGCGAGCGTGCCGCCGGACATTGCGAAGGCCATCAACAATGGCGACCCGGCGCCGCCCGGATTGTCGGATGACGAGAAGTCGGCATTCGAGTCCGTCAGCAGCTTCGTCAAAAAGCAACGCGGTTACGCCGTCATGATGGAAACGCATCCTCAAAGCGTAGGCTTTGGTCTGACCGACTCCCCCGCTGGCCTGGCCGGTTGGGTGTATGAATTCAACGATGGCGAGCCGCAACGTTTGCTTACCAAGGAGCAGGTAGCGGACGATCTCACACTTTATTGGCTGACGAATACCGCCGTATCTTCCGCGCGGCTCTACTGGGAGAACAAGGCTCCCATCCTGAGCTCGGAGGCGAACAATACGAAGGCGATTACCATCCCCGTGGCGGTGACGGTGTTCCCGAACGAGATCTACCGCGCGCCCGAGACTTGGACGCGGCGGGCCTATCCAACCCTCACGTATTTCAGCAAAGCCGACAAGGGCGGCCACTTCGCAGCGTGGGAGCAGCCCGAGCTTTTCAGCGCGGAGCTCCGTGCGGCGTTCAAATCATTGCGGTGATGTTTCGCAATCTCACTCTAGCTTTTTCCGAGATTCAGCAGTGGAAACGACTTAGCCATCTCCTGCTTCACGTCAGCCGCGGTGATCGCGTACTGGACATCGGCTGCGGAACGGGTGCCGACGCGATCGCTCTTGCGCCGCGCGTCGGCACCAAAGGGAGGGTCGTTGGAGTCGATCCCGATGCAATCAGGATCGCCATCGCACGATCGAGCGCCGAATCGCTGCGCATTCCAGTCACGTTCCAGCGCGCCGACATTCACGAGCTCCCGTTCGCCGACGGGAGCTTTACCCACTCCCGGCTCGACCGCATGCTGCATTCTTTTTCGGATCTCGGCATTGCCCTCCGAGAAGCCATGCGGGTCACGGTCGCGGGAGGTCGCTTCGTCCTGATCGAACCCGATTGGCGCACATTGACCATCGCGGGCGGCGATCCGAAGGTGACGCCTGCCGTGCTCGATGCAGCGCGGAATGTCGCTCCTACGCCGGCATTCGGGTCGGACCTTCGGTGCCGCCTCTCCGCGATTGGATTGCACGTGCTCGAAAGGCACTACTTCGAGTTGGAACTTCGTGACTTCGCGATTGCGCGCGCCTTGTTCTCACTCGAGACGCTCCTCGCGCGCGCTTCCGCGTCCCACGTGACGGTCGCGGAGGCCGAGCGATGGCTACGCTCCCTGCAGTTCGCTTCGGCCACCGGAACGTTCCGTTGCACCCTCGGCAGTGTCACGGTATTGGCCATGAAGTCGGCCAATTTTCCGCGCTGAGTGCTCTCGCGTTCCTACACCGCGACCAGCGTCTCGAAGCCCCCGAAGATCATCCGCTTCATGTCGCAGATGGGATTCTCCTCGGACATCAGGTCCTTGAGGCGCGGATCGTTCATCACCTTCGCGTTGATCTCGTCGCGTTTTGCGCGGGACTCGAACACGATCCATGCGAAGATGACCGTCTCGTCGGGCTTGAGGAGCACGCTCTGCGGGAAGGACGTGAGCTCGCCTGGCTTCACGTCCTCGGCTACACACTCGCGGTATTCCAGCGCACCGTGTTCGCGCCAAACCCGGCCGGCGATGCTGGCGACTTCGCGGTACTTCTCGACGTTGCTCTTGGGAACGGCCAACACGTAACCATCGACGTAAGCCATGGCGACCTCCTTGGGTTTCCAAGGATCATACGTCGAAACCACCGCCATCGAAATCGTCGCCGCCGAAGTCGTCGCCCGGATCGACATCTTCGTCGTAGCGAGCATCGTCGACGGTATCGCCGTCATCTGCGGCTGACTCGTAGCCCTGGTAGTCGCGTGCGGTTACGTCATCCAGCAGCGTAGAGTGGTGATCGTAGCCGCCGAGCAGCTCGTGCGCGATGGCGGTGCCGATGAAGCTGCCGGCGATGCTTCCAAGCAGGCTTCCCCCGATCACGCCACCCAAGGATGGGCCGCCACCAACGCCGCCGCCAAAGGTGCGCTCGAGGATGCCAGGTTGCCGGAGTTCGGCCCGCGTGGCCATGCGCGCCATGCTCTGCGGATCGGCCTGCCCCGACGCTGCCGTTTTTTCGTATTCAGGAACGGCTTGCCCGAGCTCGCGCAAAGCGCGGGCGCGTTGCTCGGGGGTGAGCTGCGCGAAAGCCTCTGCATGGGCTTGTTCAATGGCCTCGGGTGGGGCCGTGCGCAGCAAATAGCGGTAACGTCGGAGGGCCTCTTCGTCGCTCGACACCGCCGGTGCGGGGGGATTCGCCGGTTGTTCACCGAACAAGCGATTCAATATGCCCATGGGAATACCTCCGTCGTGACGGGCTTGGCTGAGTCGTCTGCCATTGCACGCTGCAGCGTAGGCACGATTGGCGCCGCGGGAAAGGTCGAGCGTTGCTGTCCGTTGTGCACGTGGCGCGAACAAATTCGTCACACGGAGGCAATCGTGATCCATGGCGGGTCGCCAGAGGACGCGTTACGACATGAAGCAGCATGCGCATTTCGTTCATTGATCACGTGCAGCTTGCGATGCCCGCGGGCAGGGAAGACGAGGCGCGTGCCTTCTACCAGGGCACGCTGGGTATTCCCGAGCAGGCCAAGCCCGCACACCTCGCCAAGCGCGGCGGTGCATGGTTCGAGCGGGGCACCCTCAAGGTGCACGTCGGCGTCGAGAAAGACTTTCGCCCGGCGACCAAAGCGCACGTCGCCTTCATCGTCGAAGGCTTGGGCGAGTTGGTCGCGCGATGCAAAGGCGCCGGCTACCGCGTCACCACCGACGAGCCGCTCGAGGGCTTCGACCGCGTGTACATCTACGACCCATTCGGCAACCGTTTGGAATTCATGGAACCAACCAATACATGGTCTGGGTAGCGGGAATCGCACCTGCAACCTCTCGGTCCCAAACCGAGTGCTCTACTAGATTGAGCTATACCCAGGAAATACGAGGTTCGATATTGGACCCCCATGGACGAGTGCAGCGCGCACACGCTGCACTCGTCCGGTTGCGAAGGCGCGACTCGCACGCGCCCCTCTTGGCTTTGTGCCAAGCGAGCTACTCCTGCTCCACTCCGCAATGTGAAGAAACAACACGACGATGTGCATCGAGCTTCCAAAGGGCTCGATGAAGTTATGTAAAGCTAGTTCGTTGAATTAAGAGAGTTGGATATGGTTCGAAGGTCGTATGGCCACAAACGTCGAAGGCCGCCTTGGTTTCCCTAGGCGGCCTTCCGAGAGTGTCGCTACGACTCTGGACTCCGCCTAACTAGGGATGTTCTCCGGCTTAATGAGGCTGATGCACTTCTTGTTCCCCAAAAGCGAATACCCCTGCCACATGTCGCGGTCGCGACGTGGCGAGGAGTTTACTACGCAAAGGGACCTGAGGGACGTCATAGCGTTACCACACCTTTATGTGTCGCCTACCCAGGCCGGTCAAGGAGAAATCTTTGGCTCGAATCAAAAAAATTCGCAGGATGCACGGCCATGGAAGACGGAGATGACGTGGTCGTGCTCGCCGCCGGGGTACCCCCGACCGACGAGGAGCTCCATGCCTTGTTCACGGTGTCGTGGTCCAATCATCAACCGCGGTCCTTCCGTCCCATTTTGGCGCGAAGCCTCACGTGGGTGACCGCCCATCGAGGTGGCCATCTGGTGGGCTTCGTGAACGTGGTTGGAGACGGTGGCCTGCACGCGTTCATCCTCGATACCACCATACATCCCGACGAGCGACGACGTGGACTCGGCGTACGCATCGTGCGGTATGCGGCGGACGAAGCACGACGTCTCGGCGCAGCATGGTTGCATGTCGATTACGAAGCCCATCTACAATCTTTTTACGAGCGATGCGGATTCGGGCCGACCGCCGCGGGGCTGATGCGGTTATAGGCAATTTCGCATCTCGTATCCGTATCCGAAGACAGATAAACAAGAGACATGAATACACGCTATTCGGCTCTCGCTCTGGGAGCCTGCGGTGCCCTCGTGCTCTCGAGCTGTCAGTCTTCCGACGACGCAGCCTCTTTCTCCACCACGCAGTCGCTGGCCGCCGCGCGGTCGCCGGTCGCGGTATCGCAAAAGCAACAGAGTTGGGTATTCCGCGATGCTTCCGGCCGCGAAGTCGTTTTGCGCGGCTTCAACGTGTCCGGCAGCACGAAGCTTTACGAGAACAGTCTTTTGCCATTCCGCAATACGGCCGACGCCGCGCTCTCCGCACAGGCGATGCGCGACCAAACGGGGGCGAATGCCATTCGCTTTCTCATCAGTTGGGAGGGGGTACAACCCAGCGCGGGGAACATCGGATACGCCTATCTCGACCAGGCGATCGCGCAGATGCGTGAATTCATCCAACGAGGAATCTACATTCTGGTCGACTACCACCAAGATCTCTATTCTGCGCACCTGTTCAATCCGGGCAGCTGGTACACGGGCGATGGCGCCCCAAAGTGGGTGATCCAGGCGGGGAACTACCCCGTCGAGAATTGTGGGGCCTGCATTCTCTGGGGCCAGAACATGCAATCGAACGGCGCCGTGCGGCAGGCCGCTTACGATTTTTGGCGCAACCGGCAGCTGAGTACCTCGGCGGGCACCGTGGGGGTGCAGGACGCGTTCCTTCAGCAAGCGTCTGCGGCCATGGTGTACATGAAGCAAAAGCTCTCGGCGGAGGAATTCCAGAGCGTCTTGGGCTTCAACCCGTTCAACGAGCCGTTCGACGGCGGGTTGGATGGCAAAAGTGGTTTGGAATGGGAAAAGAATTACCTCTGGCCCTTTTACCTGCGCTTCCGCACGGCCATGGATAATTCGGGGTGGGGCGCGAAGCCGGCGTTCGTCGAGCCGCTCGTTTTCTGGAACACGTCGTTTGGCGAGGAGGGTGGCCTCTCCTCCGTCGGCACGTTCGGGACGAAGTTCGTATTCAATAGCCATTACTACGACGGCCCGCGCATGGTCATCGATCCATCGCCGGCGTCGGATGGCGTGTACGACGGGGCGATGAATCGGATCCGCACGCGCGCAACGTCCGTGGCCACGGCGCCCTTCGTATCCGAGTTTGGCAACCGGATGTCCGGCAACAGCAGCGATCGCACGCCGTGGATGGTGCGGGCCATGTACCAGGCCATGGACACGGGGGTGGCTGGCTCACGTTGGTGGACCGATGCGGCCTCCGGTGGCACTGTGCTGTCGTCCACCCAATGGCATTGGGACATTTACAATGGCCGTCATCATGAATTGATGAACGGCAACCCCGACAAGGTGCAGACCGAGGCCGACGGGTGGAACGACGAGGACTTCTCCGCCGTCAAGCTGGATGCGGCGGGCAAGGTCACCCTGCGGTTCGACGCGCGCGTGCTCGACCGCCTCTATCCCTCCGCGGTGGCGGGCGACATTCTCGCCTTCGGGTACGAGGATCTCGCGCGCTCCGGGTTCGGTGGCAGCGGCAACCAGCAAGCGTGGCTGACCGTGCCCTCCTCGATGCCCAATGTCGCGTCGTTGGTGTCGGGGCGGCAGTTTGGCATTTTGGTGTGGCGCGAAACGGCATCCGGCGCACCCACGGAGCTGCACCTTCCGCAGTCGTTCGCTCCTGCAACCACCGCCGTGGTCAGCGATATTGCCCGATCGAGCAGCCTTCCGGCCTCGGGCAATGTGTCCGTCACGACGGAGCTTGGCTCGAGCACCGCACGCCGTTTGCTCATTGCCGCCGGCAGTCCGGGGACGGTTCACTTCGCGCTGTTGGTCAATGCTGCGAGTGGTCCGGCGGTGACTGCCGATCAGCTCACCGCGGCCCACAACGAGCTCACGACGTGGAAGGGTCAACGGTTCCCTTGACCTCGAGCCCGCTGGCGCAGCCGTAGAAGTCATGGCACGTACATCGAAGGGGAGGTA
It includes:
- a CDS encoding VOC family protein, which produces MRISFIDHVQLAMPAGREDEARAFYQGTLGIPEQAKPAHLAKRGGAWFERGTLKVHVGVEKDFRPATKAHVAFIVEGLGELVARCKGAGYRVTTDEPLEGFDRVYIYDPFGNRLEFMEPTNTWSG
- a CDS encoding glycoside hydrolase family 5 protein, with the translated sequence MNTRYSALALGACGALVLSSCQSSDDAASFSTTQSLAAARSPVAVSQKQQSWVFRDASGREVVLRGFNVSGSTKLYENSLLPFRNTADAALSAQAMRDQTGANAIRFLISWEGVQPSAGNIGYAYLDQAIAQMREFIQRGIYILVDYHQDLYSAHLFNPGSWYTGDGAPKWVIQAGNYPVENCGACILWGQNMQSNGAVRQAAYDFWRNRQLSTSAGTVGVQDAFLQQASAAMVYMKQKLSAEEFQSVLGFNPFNEPFDGGLDGKSGLEWEKNYLWPFYLRFRTAMDNSGWGAKPAFVEPLVFWNTSFGEEGGLSSVGTFGTKFVFNSHYYDGPRMVIDPSPASDGVYDGAMNRIRTRATSVATAPFVSEFGNRMSGNSSDRTPWMVRAMYQAMDTGVAGSRWWTDAASGGTVLSSTQWHWDIYNGRHHELMNGNPDKVQTEADGWNDEDFSAVKLDAAGKVTLRFDARVLDRLYPSAVAGDILAFGYEDLARSGFGGSGNQQAWLTVPSSMPNVASLVSGRQFGILVWRETASGAPTELHLPQSFAPATTAVVSDIARSSSLPASGNVSVTTELGSSTARRLLIAAGSPGTVHFALLVNAASGPAVTADQLTAAHNELTTWKGQRFP
- a CDS encoding GNAT family N-acetyltransferase, translating into MEDGDDVVVLAAGVPPTDEELHALFTVSWSNHQPRSFRPILARSLTWVTAHRGGHLVGFVNVVGDGGLHAFILDTTIHPDERRRGLGVRIVRYAADEARRLGAAWLHVDYEAHLQSFYERCGFGPTAAGLMRL
- a CDS encoding methyltransferase domain-containing protein, giving the protein MFRNLTLAFSEIQQWKRLSHLLLHVSRGDRVLDIGCGTGADAIALAPRVGTKGRVVGVDPDAIRIAIARSSAESLRIPVTFQRADIHELPFADGSFTHSRLDRMLHSFSDLGIALREAMRVTVAGGRFVLIEPDWRTLTIAGGDPKVTPAVLDAARNVAPTPAFGSDLRCRLSAIGLHVLERHYFELELRDFAIARALFSLETLLARASASHVTVAEAERWLRSLQFASATGTFRCTLGSVTVLAMKSANFPR
- a CDS encoding epoxide hydrolase 1, encoding MFEYGKYSPRPHFSADRGETALRSPARFAALIALFAVFVGGAACGNDGGANTDTETGAPAVVSDALASNAAIRPFRVHFPKEDLVDLRRRVLATRWPDRETVADRSQGTQLNNLQELVRYWGTDYDWRTFERKLNSLPQFKTRIEGLDIHFIHVRSRYPNALPVLLTHGWPGSIIEFLGAIDSLTDPVAHGGRAEDAFDVIIPSIPGYGFSSKPTETGWDPVHIGRVWAELMTRLGITRYVAQGGDWGAPITGAMALQKAPGLLGIHLNFPASVPPDIAKAINNGDPAPPGLSDDEKSAFESVSSFVKKQRGYAVMMETHPQSVGFGLTDSPAGLAGWVYEFNDGEPQRLLTKEQVADDLTLYWLTNTAVSSARLYWENKAPILSSEANNTKAITIPVAVTVFPNEIYRAPETWTRRAYPTLTYFSKADKGGHFAAWEQPELFSAELRAAFKSLR
- a CDS encoding DUF1428 domain-containing protein, with translation MAYVDGYVLAVPKSNVEKYREVASIAGRVWREHGALEYRECVAEDVKPGELTSFPQSVLLKPDETVIFAWIVFESRAKRDEINAKVMNDPRLKDLMSEENPICDMKRMIFGGFETLVAV